GTCGGTGCGTCGGCCTGGCTGAAGGCCAGCCGGCCCCAGGGGAAGCCGCCCAGCGGCACCCGCGAGCGCACCGCCTCGACCGCCACCCACCAGGCCGCCGCCCACAGCCACCAGGCCGGCAGCCGCACGAGCGGCGGCACGGCGAGGCACAGACCGCCGAGCATCAGCGCCTGGATCACGCTGAGCAGCAGCCACGGCAGGATGCCGAGGTTGGACAGCCACCACAGCAGGGGGACGAAGAACGCGACGCCGAAGGCCGTACCGAGCCAGAACGTGTCCCTCTTGCGGCGGGCGCCGCGCAGCAGCACGAAGAGCGCCGCGGGCGCGACGGCGGCCAGAGGCCACAGCCCGTACGGCGGGAAGGCGAGCGCGAGCAGCACCCCGGCGACCGCGGCGAGCGCGGGCGGGAACCACGCCCGGCGGCTGAACGCCGCCAGCCACGGCGCCCGCTGCCCCACGGCGGCGGCCCACGCCACGGTGGCCTGCGGGGCCTCTCCGCCGCCCGCGGGGGCGGCTGTCGTACGCGGTGGTGCGGCGGTCACGGAGCCTCCAGGATGTGCTCGTCTGCGGGCGCCGCGGGTGCCTGGCGCTCGCGTGTGGGTCCGGCATCCGCACGCCGCCCACCCGTATTCTCGCCCCGGCACCCCCCTCGCGCGCCAGTGAGGTTCGCCTCCCGGCGCCGCCGGGCGCCGCCGAGGCCCCGCGGGTACGTCCGGAAGCGGCCCGGCTACCAGGCCCCGACGTGCGCCAGCGCCCTCGTGACGTACCTGCGTACCGTCTCGTCCGCGTCGTCCGCCGCTGCCCGCATCCCCTCGGTGAACATCCTCCGCCCCTCCGGGGTGATCTCGCACACCACGGGACCGTCCACCGACCACCGGCCCGCGCCGCCGTTCGTGAGGCGGGCCAGGTGCTGCGCCACCCCGCGGCGCACCGGGACCGGACGGTCCTCCGCCAGCAGATCGAGCAGGGGCCGCAGCATCACGGTGTCGCCCGGGACGGCGAGCGCCGGGGCGACCCAGTCGACGGCCGGGATCAGCGGGTAGAAGTCCGGGCGGTGGAGCTCCCGCCAGGACGCCGGCGCGCGCAGCAGCCCGTCGAGGAAGTCCCGGGCCTCCTCGCCGCCGGTGTCGGCGAGCGCGAACATCAGGGCGCTGACGTAGTACGACCGCTCCACCCGGGGATGGTCCGTCTCCGACCGGATCGCCGCGATCAGCGGTGCGACCGCGCGCGGGTCGCGCAGCGTCATCAGCACGCGCGCGGCGTCCTCGCGGACGGACAGGTCGCGGTCCCGCAGCGCCGCGACGTACTTCTCGACGGGATGCGTCCTGCGGTAGTCCGCCTCGCCTTCCGCGGTGAGTTCGCGGTGCCGCCGCCAGCAGTCGTCGCAGGCTTCGCGGACGACGGTGGAGCCGACCCGGCCAGGCGCACCCACGTAGAACGACGGGGACAGCACCCCGGGCGGCGGCGCCTTCGTGACCCCTCCCGGCACGCGTCTGCGGCAGGCGTCGCACCAGGGGCCGGTGTGCTTGTCGCCACCTGCCAGGGCCGTACGGAGCTTCTTCCACCAGTTCACCGGGGCGGCCTCCTCGGGGAGATGGGGCCGCGGGGAAGCGTAGGCCGCCGGTCCGCGGAAGGCGAGGGGGCGGCCCTCGGCGGGGGGCGCGCAGACTTCCCTCGCGTACCGACTGCCGAGCCGGGGTGAGGTTAGGTTAACCTAAGCTCCCGTGAGAGCCGGAGAGAGCACGCCCACCGCCGCGGGAGCCCGCGGGCACGCCCTGTCCGCCGCCGACGTCACCGTGGCGTACGACGGCGTCGACGTCGTCCACGACGCCTCGCTGCGGCTGCGGCCCGGGGAGGTGACCGTCCTCGTCGGGCCCAACGGCAGCGGCAAGTCGACCCTGCTGCGCACCCTCGCGCGGCTCCAACGGGCCCGCCGCGCCAGCCTCGTCATCGACGAGGAGACCGACGGGTTCGCGATGTCCACCCGGCACTTCGCCCGGCACGTCGCGCTGCTCACGCAGGGGCGGCCCACGCCCAGCGGGCTGACGGTCCGCGACGTCGTGGAGTTCGGCCGCTACCCGTACCGCGGCCGCTGGGGCGCCTCCGACCCCGGCGGGCGCGCGGCGGTCGACCGGGCGCTGGCGATGACCGGCGTCACCGAACTCGCCGAGCG
The Streptomyces sp. CNQ-509 DNA segment above includes these coding regions:
- a CDS encoding HEAT repeat domain-containing protein, whose translation is MNWWKKLRTALAGGDKHTGPWCDACRRRVPGGVTKAPPPGVLSPSFYVGAPGRVGSTVVREACDDCWRRHRELTAEGEADYRRTHPVEKYVAALRDRDLSVREDAARVLMTLRDPRAVAPLIAAIRSETDHPRVERSYYVSALMFALADTGGEEARDFLDGLLRAPASWRELHRPDFYPLIPAVDWVAPALAVPGDTVMLRPLLDLLAEDRPVPVRRGVAQHLARLTNGGAGRWSVDGPVVCEITPEGRRMFTEGMRAAADDADETVRRYVTRALAHVGAW
- a CDS encoding ABC transporter ATP-binding protein; translation: MRAGESTPTAAGARGHALSAADVTVAYDGVDVVHDASLRLRPGEVTVLVGPNGSGKSTLLRTLARLQRARRASLVIDEETDGFAMSTRHFARHVALLTQGRPTPSGLTVRDVVEFGRYPYRGRWGASDPGGRAAVDRALAMTGVTELAERGAEHLSGGQLQRVWLAGCLAQDTGVLLLDEPTNHLDLRYQVELLDLIRDLADDHRIAVGAVLHDLDQAAAVADRMVLLDDGRIVGDGRPEDVLLPELLSRAYGIRIDVDDDPLTGRLRTRAIGRHHKRSERLSTSS